In a genomic window of Borrelia maritima:
- the htpG gene encoding molecular chaperone HtpG has translation MKKQFDTEVNDLLYLIIHSLYSHKEIFLRELISNASDAIDKLKFLSLTNEKFKNIALEPKIEITFDDKSILIKDNGIGMDEQDLTNHLGVIAKSGTKEFINNLKQDEKKSASLIGQFGVGFYSAFIVSEKVEVTSKKALENDAYVWSSDGKTGYEIEKTEKEEPGTEIKLYLNKEGFEYANKWKIQEIIKKYSNHINYPIYIKYNEPIMKDGKQEGIEEKEEKLNETTALWTKNKSEIKAEEYDEFYKNTTFDYENPLMHIHTKAEGNLEYTSLFYIPSKAPYDLYYPNTKPGVKLFINRIFITDSEGSLLPNYLRFIKGIIDCQDLPLNVSREILQQNKILSKIKSSSVKKILSELEKLSKKDPEKFSEFSKEFGRCIKEGVYSDFENREKLISLIRFKSSSVDGFASFKEYKERMKENQKSIYYITGGKENILKENPIVAAYKEKGFEILIMDDELDEAILNLIPEYEGLKLKAINKNETSNELKDENFKKIEEEFKDILIKVKEILKDHVKEVNLSAVLIKEPSAIIVDSNDPTYQMQKIMMSMGQEVKEIKPILELNPNNKIVQNLKNLEPEKLEKISILLFEEALLTSGMPSKNPGKFINIINEFLEKDLL, from the coding sequence ATGAAAAAACAATTTGATACAGAAGTAAATGATTTACTTTATTTAATCATCCACTCTCTTTACTCCCATAAAGAAATATTTTTAAGGGAATTGATATCAAATGCGTCTGACGCTATTGATAAACTCAAGTTTTTAAGCTTGACAAATGAAAAATTCAAAAACATTGCCCTAGAGCCAAAAATAGAAATAACATTTGATGATAAAAGCATCCTAATTAAAGATAATGGAATCGGAATGGATGAGCAAGATTTAACTAATCATCTTGGCGTAATTGCAAAATCAGGAACTAAAGAATTTATTAATAATTTAAAACAAGATGAAAAAAAATCTGCTAGCCTAATTGGTCAGTTTGGAGTTGGTTTTTACAGTGCATTCATAGTATCAGAAAAAGTAGAAGTTACATCAAAAAAAGCATTAGAAAACGATGCTTATGTTTGGTCTAGCGACGGCAAAACAGGATATGAAATAGAAAAAACAGAAAAAGAAGAACCTGGAACAGAAATAAAGCTCTATCTTAATAAAGAAGGCTTTGAATATGCGAATAAATGGAAAATTCAAGAAATTATTAAAAAATATTCAAATCACATAAACTACCCCATTTATATAAAATACAACGAACCTATAATGAAGGACGGCAAACAAGAAGGAATAGAAGAAAAAGAAGAAAAATTAAATGAAACCACTGCTCTTTGGACAAAAAATAAAAGCGAAATTAAAGCAGAAGAATACGATGAATTTTATAAAAATACAACCTTTGATTATGAAAACCCATTGATGCATATTCATACAAAAGCTGAAGGAAATTTAGAATATACCAGTTTATTTTATATCCCAAGTAAAGCTCCTTATGATTTATATTACCCAAACACTAAACCTGGGGTAAAGCTATTTATAAATAGAATCTTTATTACAGATTCTGAAGGTAGCTTGCTTCCAAACTATCTAAGATTTATAAAAGGAATTATAGACTGCCAAGATTTGCCGCTTAACGTAAGTAGAGAAATTCTACAACAAAATAAAATTTTGTCTAAAATTAAATCATCTTCCGTAAAAAAAATATTAAGCGAGCTTGAAAAGCTAAGCAAAAAAGATCCCGAAAAATTTTCAGAGTTTTCTAAAGAATTTGGAAGATGTATTAAAGAGGGTGTTTATTCTGACTTTGAAAACAGAGAAAAACTTATCTCATTAATAAGGTTTAAGTCTTCAAGTGTAGATGGCTTTGCGTCTTTTAAAGAATACAAAGAAAGAATGAAAGAAAACCAAAAAAGCATTTACTATATAACAGGTGGGAAAGAAAATATATTAAAGGAAAACCCAATAGTAGCTGCTTATAAAGAAAAAGGATTTGAAATCTTAATCATGGACGATGAACTTGATGAAGCTATTTTAAATCTAATTCCAGAATACGAAGGCTTAAAACTAAAAGCAATAAACAAAAATGAAACTAGCAATGAATTAAAAGATGAAAATTTTAAAAAAATTGAAGAAGAGTTCAAAGATATCCTTATAAAAGTAAAAGAAATCCTTAAAGACCACGTAAAAGAAGTCAATCTATCAGCAGTATTAATAAAAGAGCCTTCAGCAATAATAGTTGACAGCAATGATCCAACTTACCAAATGCAAAAAATCATGATGTCAATGGGACAAGAAGTAAAAGAAATTAAACCAATACTTGAATTAAACCCTAACAATAAAATAGTTCAAAATTTAAAAAATCTAGAGCCTGAAAAATTAGAAAAAATAAGCATCCTCCTTTTTGAGGAAGCTTTGCTAACTTCAGGAATGCCTAGCAAAAACCCAGGAAAATTCATAAACATAATAAACGAATTTCTAGAAAAAGACTTGTTATGA